The genomic segment GCTCCTCTCTTTGGGTATTGATGTTCTGACAAACACCATTCTACCAAAGATTCGGAGCACTTTTCATATTTTCAAAGAACATTACTTTCGAAATTCAGGATAAAGGAAATGAGATATGATATGAAGATGATAGATCCAATGATTATGATAATATTTTGAATTGAATTAAAATCAGTTTCAGTTGCTGCGAACCAAATACCTGCAGCTACACACCCCAAAAAAATTGTCGAGTTGAGTCGCCGATGTTATGTCGGTGGGGCCTCCGATCTTTTCAGAGGCTATTCGTCCGATCTGTAGACCACCGCCGTTCCGGCGATATAATCGTGGAGCGCTTTTTTTTCCTTTCCCAGCGCAATAAGAAATCCGATAAACAGGATGAGAGTTGAGATTGTTTTGCCGATTGCTTCACGCAGGAACATGGTCCACCAGGGCAGGGGTTTTCCGTTCACGCGCACGATGCGTATGCCCACCATTTTTTTGGCGAGCGTCTGCCCGTTCATGAGCACCGGGATCACAACATAATAAGCG from the Ferviditalea candida genome contains:
- a CDS encoding RDD family protein, encoding MFLGEIKKNVYFQEVDDHGAGRFRHPFGSVFIGYGDIGWIVDLTTGFFVKSPELSADPAAGVGFGPDVWRAYFTILGINVIIFLAYYVVIPVLMNGQTLAKKMVGIRIVRVNGKPLPWWTMFLREAIGKTISTLILFIGFLIALGKEKKALHDYIAGTAVVYRSDE